A window of Nicotiana sylvestris chromosome 8, ASM39365v2, whole genome shotgun sequence genomic DNA:
CAAAAGCAATCTACAAAAATGGAAGCCTCAACTTCAACATCATACAAGAATGGCAAGGCAAGAATTTCTGTATCAAGAAGTAAGACTTTGAAAGATAAAAGAGCTAAGCTTTATATCATACGTCAATGTCTTTACATGCTACTTTGTTGGAGAGAACATGTAGATTAGAATTTCTAGGTAAAAACATTTTATATCTGTGTATTTGCTCCATTTTCTTTTGTAGAATTtgtatacaacaacaacatcccagtataatcccacaagtggggtctggggaggataatatgtacgcagatcttacccctaccccgaggggcagagaggctgtttccaggctTTTGTAGAATTTGTAATGTAGGAAAATAGGGAGAATGCTAATTCAAGAACTATAACTTCACCATGTGTGAAATGTAAAGTTATGAACAAGTGCAGTATATTCATCAAGGTACCCTTCCACAAACTTCGAAATATTCATTTTAGAGTTTAAATTATATACTCTGTCGGTATAAAGAATTTTTACACCATCGGATCATCTTTATTAGTTATAGCAAGTATAACATGTCTTAGATTATCACAATTTAAAATCACCCATAAATATCTCTTGGATAGCCTGATAGTGTAAAAATACAAAAGGTTGCCATATTAGTAATTGCTCagtaattcaaaaaaataaaaaaccatAAATATAATTTGCAGTCTTAGGAGAATATTTTCCGGAATTAATGTGCATTGTTTGAACTTTGGACCAGGTAAAGCATAATTAGGCTGCTGTTTTATGGCGAATTTGGCCCAATCTGTCAAAGGCTACTGAAACTAACTAAATCCCTTCACTCCTCTATTTAAACTATAGCTGGTAACGTATGTATGTTGTGCGTATACCCTGTTTCGATGAGTATATTTTTTAAAtcacataaatattatattaGAAACTGTGTTTGAGTTACAAATAAGAGTTTAAGCACCTAAAACTGATGAAAAAAATAATTGAGCACACTAAATAttttaattagaataatttgctCGTATCAATAATTTTGAtgaaaacaacaaaaattcaaaaaattactaCATAAttgaaaatgaaagagaaaaaagGCTTTTAAGGTATATATTCCATGCAtgtaatataaaaaataattatttaaaatagaGGTTATTTATGATATACATTTTATGTGTTTAAAAACTTTAATTATTTTGTTCCAACTTTATATAtgcttgaaaattatttttttctttttactttgtAAATACGATCTATTTATTCTATTGATAAGTCCATAATAtagaataaaaagaagaaaaaattataatattaaaaaaggataaatattgataatttagagggtaaaaataTACTTGGTCatggaaaatttgaaaaatctagttgaaTGGCCTTGTGAGTGCTACAAAAATAGTTAAGTGACTTTTCTAATAAACATGACTTAACTATACAATTTCAGATAGTTGAGTGATCATTTCGGTAGATAAAACCGGTATAGGAACCACTTATGTTTATCTATCATAGCATAGAAATCATCTAATTTCACTTTAATTGAAGTTGTTCGCCAATTAATACAACACCAACATTATTTGATTCCAAATTCAGAGCAATGTTTATTGTCCCCTCTACAGCTTCTCCTAATTCACCCACCATTACTTTATCAAGACTGTGAATACGAGCAACATCATCGCAAAGTACATTGCCAATATTTACAATCTTTACTTCTCCATTATATTGTTCAATATATTCACGGATAATATTTCTAATTTCGTCAGCTCGAATGGTTACTCTGCCTGCTCAGTAGCAGTCAATCTTCAAGTCTTCAGGCCATCCAAATTCCTCCAGAAGTGCCAGTACAACGCCATTCGCCCATCCAAAACCAGTCTGCATTCAGACACAAATATTAGtctaaaatcttttaaaaatggaCTTAGTGACCTCAATATATCGACTTCAAAAACTTCTACATTTCCACAGTAGGCTGCTTTACATAGTAtaattcaaagtatataaagGGCAGTCTGGTGCACTAAGCTCACGCTATGCGCGAGATCCGGGAAAAGGCCGGACCActagggtctattgtacgcaaccttagcctgcatttctgcaagaggttgtttccacagctcgaaccctttatctcctggtcacatggcactAATTTTACGCCAAGACTCCCCTTCTATGAGTCAAAGTATATGTGTGAACAAAAGTTCTTGACTATGCAAATATTATGTATAGAACTTATTTTGCCAATGAAATCAATCAAAATACTTATTATCAAATAAATTGCAGGAAAATCACCAGATGCAAAAATCGGATTTCTGTACTTACTTGGGCTGCATACACACCACCATCTCCATATGCTCCACATTTTGTCACGTCGTATTTTTCATACATTGCACCGGTTTTCTTGTAAGCTACATAGTTAGTTCTTATCCATCGGATAACAATGTCGTTAGCTAAGGCTCTTGCCTCTTCTAGTCCAGACCTCGCGAGACCTTCAATGATCATGTGTTGAACCGGGGGCCAACCATTCGGAAAATCCCTATTGTAAACTCATATAGAAGATCAAAGATTAAAAAACACCTTACCATCATAACTTTTTCGCTTTATTTCAATGAGAATTAAAACAAGCTATATACCATTGTTGTCCAGTATTAGACAAGGTTGATGCAATCCCTGCAGGTTGAAGCAGGCCCGAGCTCTTGAGACTTTGAACAACTTTTCGATTTGTGATATCATCTTCAATTGTAACAAATCAGAAAGAATATCATTATATGCtcaaatccatatatatatatatatatatatatatatatatatatatatatattagagatATAGTATACAGACCTGAATTGAATAATTCAATCCACAAAGGAACAAAGTTAGAGGCAAATGACTTCTTGTTCTGGTGTATATCTTCCCATATATAAATATCCTACGATCACAAATAAGTGAAACAAAACTTAGAATGCTTTAGGCTTTAGGCTTTCGAGCTGAGAAAACATGTGCACGAATTCGTGCAAGATATACCACCTCGGATGTGTTGCTGTCGCCAAGCCAGTAATCAAGCCATTGCCCCATCTCCGCGTTCCAAAAGATACAGTTTATGGCCCTTTGTCTGTTTTGAGAAGCTTCTGTAAATCGTGCAACGGTGCTACTTTCTCCAATAGTATTTGCTAAAAAGGCTATGTCCAGTTCCATCTGCGAAACAAATTTAAAATCTCGTCGTATATGCAAGGTCATACTTCTAAGGCCTAATTTTCGGAGATTTACAAGTTACCTTCAGAAGGAATGCATTCAGATCAACTGGTAGAATTGATGTTGTACTAGTTGTTGTGAGATCAGGTTCATTCCTGCGATACAAGATAAAAACAGTTTCGCATTATCAAACTATAATGAGAAATAATGAACAATAGAGCTGCATTAAAATTTCTGAATAATGTGATACCTCATCCATCTTGAGCTGAAATCCCATCCACTTTCTGCCGCTGATGCCAAGTCGCGATAAAATTGTCTTTTTTCACAGATGTTTGGGAGTTTGGAAGCTGTTTTACTGTCCTATATCAAGTCCAAAATAAAAAGAATCTGTTATTTGCACTTGTACAAAGGTCATGATAGATCCAAGTCAGAAATATGAGTTTGCGAGCTTTACAATAGTTGATGATTCTGGTCGGGGTTCATTCCACATAGCATAGTATCGACTCAAACTATGGTTCGATCCCTGAGCATCTTGAATAGTCACTTTATGTATTCCTACAAAAAGTGGGAATGACATATAAGTAAATTCTTCAGCATAGAGTTACCATAAAAAGCATTTAGGCCGGAAAAATTGTATAACAAGGCCCAAAAATATAGTACTATATTTAAcatagccgagggtctattggaaacaacctctctactttcactaggtaggggtaaggtctgcacacacattaccctccccagacctcacatGTGGGAatatactgggtttgttgttgttgtttttgtaacATATTGCGAGAAAAGCAACAGTAGATTCAATAGGAATCCAAAGAAACAAGATATACAGTACCTGAATTCCAAAAATGATACTCCTTGAGCAAAGCAGGAAGAGATCTTCTAACCAAGTCCAAATCGTCTGTCCGGTTGTATATTTCAACAATCATTGCAGACAGGAGAGGAGGCTGACTGAACGTGTGAAAAACAAGATACGATAAGAATTTGTACAGCATGAAAAGATGAGCTAAGTAGTGAAAGATATACAATTACTCCCTCCGTCTCATTTTATGTGCAAGAAGTTAAGCTGACTAGCATGTTCTATAggtagtacaacaacaacaaacccagtgtaataccactggggtttggggagggcgggatgtacgcagccttaccccaaCCTTGGAAATGCAGAGAGGTTGGTTCCATGTTCTATTGATAgtattaaaacaaaaataaaccaTTGAAAGTTGGTGAGGTGTCTCAAAACTGAAACTGTCACATATCGGTAGTTCATACAAGTTAAAGCATCTTAAAGGCGATAAATTTTACGAAtcaagatgtgaaaagatgctTGCCTTCTGTTAGTGTAGTATGCTCGTGCACCATTAAGAACATAACCGAATTGATCTATCAGAGAAACCAGATTACTCACAATCCCTTTTGCAGTTTCGTACATTTTGCTTGCTAACAAGCCCCTGCATCAAAATTTGTCCAACTAATAATATTTTCTCGAAAGAGAACTATTAAAAGGACGATAAGGGCAACATTGCAACATCATTACTTCATACATAACACTTAACAATGAAATTAGATTTCAGCTCGCTCAAACCATAGAACAAAGTAAAGATGGCATATTTCTGTCGAAATGGTAGGCGTCAAGAACATACTTCCATTCACCTAATGTTGTGTTCaaaaacttcaacacttaaagaGATCTAACAAATTAAAAGGCTAAAACTTTTCATAGGACAGAACAGTAGATAATATTCATTATGCTAATTCATTGTTTCGTTAGAAAGTAAAGTAATTGGATCTTGTGAAAAATATGAGCTGAATCTCTCTCAATTGCACAATGTCGATTATCATATAAACTGAAAAACAACCTTACcctgtggaaacagcctcttgcataatgcagggtaagactgcgtacaatagaccatTGTGGTCTGGCCCTTCCCCAAACCTCGCGCATAGCGGTAGCTagggggtgtacaaaggaaaccgacaaaccgcaccaacccgataatccgagtcaaaccgagaaaaaaatccgattatggtttggtttggtgttggcAAAAAAAActcgaccataattggtttggtttggttttaactaaagaaaatcaaaccgaaaccaaactaacccgacattacatatatagaaattttagatatatttaatatataaatatacttattgtgatgtaatttataaatatttcttaaaatatttcataattttattttttaatgtattatttcaaggttgcactaagaacttttgaatgctccaataagttttatagccattaacattagtaaatCAAATAAttctaacaaaagcccaaaccaatactaatgctaacaaaagacattcaattcaataccaCGAAcaagaatgtattgaatatctattttttgttttgcaataatttagataaaaatgcataacctatttttattttttctttagcatttagtcatgtaattaatactcccttattagtctacttattttagcatgacttagtacttttagattatgtttatttttattatagctttttaattagcaatatttatattacataattttattatctttattgttgaatattttaggacaATGCCATGACACatatcatattttgtattattttcttggaaaatatattatatagttgtatcttactaggattaaagaaatattaatttatatgttttgttctacgaagattttaccggaaccccccccccccgagaAACTCGAAAACCCGAgagtgaaaaacccgagttttattgggtTGGTTTGGTATTTAGATTTAATAACTcgatacaattgatttggtttgataaTTATAAAATCCGAATCAACCCGACTTATGTACACCCCTAGCGGTAGCTTAGTGCACCAggcctttttttttttctttttcattactTCAACTTTACCAATTTACTTCATTAAAAAACCAAGCAAAAGCAACAATTATTAACAGCATTTAACATAGGGAGCAAGAAAAAGAAAGACTAACCTTATCACCCAATAAGAATCCCAGTAATAAACTTCTCTGTAACGCGATCCTGCTATAATAACTGGATTTTTCAATGGAATCAAAGTATACAACTCTGGCTTTTCCAATACTTTATCAGAAACTTTCCTACTTAAATTCTTCCAAAGTGAATGCACTTTCAATGCCCAAGCCCTCACCTCAGAATTCTTCACCTTTGGCAAAAAACCTTCAGGCTCAGCAACAAAATCCACTGGCTCAACATAAACCAAATCCTCATCTGCACCATTCAAATATTTACCTATAAACACATCCAAATCATGTGCTGGAATTGAACCATTCACAGTTCTTGAAAGCTTATTAAAAGCTTCAATTGTTGCTGAAAGATTCTGTTTAAGTGACATGTCAACATATAGTTTTGCATCAAACCCTTTTTGACCATAGGATTGAAGAGCAGCTTCTTGAACTTTTTCAAGAAAAATAACTAAAGGGGTTGTGGGAATTATAGGATCCTTGTTAGTAGATATACATGTTTCAGCTTTAGTCATATTCATTGCTGTTAATGATATGAACAGAGTGAAAATCATAACAATTGTGGCCATATTATGAGAAGTTAAAAGGGTTGAATTGATTCCATATTGATGCCATAGCCAATTATTACGAAAATATCATGATAGCCAATTTTCGGATAGATAATAAAAAAATAGTCAGCATTTGCaaaatcattgaaaaatagtcactatttaaACTGAATCACGCAAAGTTCTAGCATATTATGGtggaactccagcacattatGCTGTAATCTCATATATAAAAAATTCCTGAAATTTGTTCAGATTTTTAAgatgtttttgttcagatttttatctttaaaccagactattttttattttctcaccCAATTATTGGACCTGTCAATTCTTGTCTTTGTTTATGTTCGGCCATTAATGTTGTAACACGTGCAGATTTCTGAAGGTAGAGCATTTCACTAAAATAATATTCTTGATTTTGTGCTCAAATATTCAGGTCGCTTTCTTCTGTTTATAAACAGTTTGTCTTACAAGACTGTCTTACTTGCTTTCGTCCTTTACTCTTTGTATCGTTAAACTTTACTGTGCAGTTGTATTTGCTGAACATTAACACATTAGTATAGTGGTTTATTAGTTTTCATGTGTGAAATTAATCCTCTAAATTATGTATTGAGTTGTAATTAGATTAATTTGTTTTAAGGGTGGGGATCGGTTTGtcgttttattttatatatatatatatatatatatatatatatatatatatatatatatatatatatatatatatatatatatatatattttagctCATTTATAATAGCCgacaaaatatataattttttatgtatatgtgtattatatataaaaatatacataatttttTTTGCTAGTAAATATAATTAGTTTCTATCTTTATATTTGGCCCTTTATTATATGGGTTGGGTTTGTAAATGAACGGGTTGGTTCATTGCACATATGGCTTCCACGTGTCCCTCGTAACATCTAAGGGGCAGATTTGATCATTTGGCTAACTATAGGGTTATATATGGTGAATAATATAAATAATAGTATTGGGaagtaacaataacaacaacaacaataaatccAGCGTAGTACAGAAGTGACTCAATGGTAATAAGAGGCCTAAAGCCAAGCCGTAATAAGAGGCCTTAAATTTGTTTAATAATGTTAgatatttttgttgaagtttattttttttaccttttgggATTCAATTTAATTTTGATGATGTAACCAACCCCTTTAATCTTTGTTGAAACATTACTAACCTTTGATAatattttattaagttaaattttgattttttttcacaTGACCGTCAACATAACTCACTATATAGCATTGCCTCCCAAAGTAATAATCATGTGAAAATTTGTATTTACAAAGATGATGAATAAATTAACTATAGCTTTTTACGGTCTAATTAACTTGAAGCATGCCTACAGAAATCTTGAAATAAAATATCTTACAAAGTTAGAATTGTAAATAAAATTTAATCAAGTTGGAGTAAGAAGAACTAGAAAGTAACTGTAGATTTTATTGCTTTTCACTTTCATTTAAAATTTCTCGACCAACTCTAAAAAAAGACAACATAAAATATAAAACTATGTTATTAACGATTGGTGACAAGGTAGCAAAAGGTGGTTAAAATAATTTCTTATCACTATTTAATAATAAGtacaataaatatttaaattacatATAATAAAAGTAACTTTTGGGGCCTCTAATTTTGTGAGGCCTACAACGACCGCTTTAGTGGCCTAGGGGTTAAGCATGCTCTGGTATAGTATCACATAATAAGGTCTGAGAAGGGTAGAGTTGAAGTATATACCCTACCTTATGAAGATAGAAACATTGTTTTCAATAAACCCGTctcgaaaaaagaaaaagaagaaagaagcagAAATAACAATCACAACAACAGCGAAATAGGTGATAAATAGTAGTATAAGAAAGTAAAGGGTCAAATATTATCTTTTCCGTTTTTATTTTAGGGCATCAAAGTTAAGCTTTTATGGAATAGGAATACTAATATTAAAGTTACACTGCAAATCGAAGGGGACCGTTTGAACACGCTATAACTTCAGAAATCTACACGTGTCACAACAGTGGCTAAAAATAAAGAATCcagaaccaaaatgtggttttttttgactcaaaatacgcaaataagtattaaaaaaaaagttaccaaactatatataacgccacaaatagtggcgctatacaataacgttaactgcaccgttactgtatagcgccactatttgtggcgCTATACATAGTAAAGCTGACACACCTTAcgtagcgccattaatagtggcgctataccccttattATCATCAcacatagcgccactattaatggcgctataccccttaatacaaatcctcctgtcttcttcttcttcgtttcaTCTCCCTTATTTCTTACTCCCTTTTGGTCCCCcctcccacccccaccccccccccccccccccgattctgccccaatttaaaaaaaaaaaattgggtcccCCGGCACATAAAAGTTGAAGATTGGTGGTCCTActgtcgagtagagcttcgtgttattgtggattcactcttccggagtcaaaatttcgatctatttacattccgaaaattctaaatcgaggtatttcgatttattttaagtttgaaatttttataacaatgcatattacttgatttgtatgtgttctatttcggtttgtgtttattttttccgaaactagcatgttaaattttatccggatttaattttagtgttgtataaaaatatgtaaattagtctaaaaatgtgtttgttaatatcctcatgtatatttatgtgtttttatgccgtttagtttagattattttttagcatagtaaaatgtagacctttttagcatagtaaaacgtagactctttagcgtagtaaaatttagagccttgtagcgtagtattgtgtagtaattgtgtgaatccacaataacacgaagctctactcgacagTGGGACCACCAATCTTCAACTTTTATGTGCCGGGggacccaaatttttttttttaaaatggggCAGAATCGGGGGGAGGGGGGGACCAAACGGGAGTAAGAAATGAGGGAGATGAAACGAACAAGCAGAAGACGGGAGGAATTGTATTAAGGGGTATAGCACCATTAATAGTGGCACTATATGTGATGGTaataaggggtatagcgccactattaatggcgctatgtaaggTGTGTCAGCTTTACTATGTATAGCGCCACAAATAATGGCGTAtttgtggcgctatacagtaacggtgcagttaacgttactgtatagcgccacaatttgtggcgttatatatagtttggtaactttttttttaacacttatttgcgtattttgagtaaaaaaaaccacattttggttccggattcaaaaataaacaaagacaaGAATCCTTGTAAGAATCGAAGGAGGGGTACTTTTCTAGTTCAGTTGAGAGTTAGATTTTTCACTCTTCAATTTACCTGTTTTTATTGGGAGAAGTGCACGGTTAGCTATTgataatatatgtatttatttttaagtcactgtttaaaatgtctttagtctttagccactgctttaataaactttaactgtcCGGACGAAAATACAGTTCTGctcatatccttaacttttgaacttaacttcaggacttcaggacttcaggactacatgcccttaacttttgaacttggaactctaagttcaggacttcaagactacatgtccttaacttttgaacttaacttcaggactacatgtccttaatttttgaacttaactttaggacttcaggactacatgtcctttaacttttgaatttgtaactgtaagttcaggaccaagtgtctttaacttttgagcttgttagtctacgttcaggacctattgtccttaacttttgggcttcttagcctaagttcatgacctattgtccttaacttttgagtttgttagtctaagttgaggacttcaggacctattgtccttaact
This region includes:
- the LOC104230861 gene encoding probable trehalase, translating into MATIVMIFTLFISLTAMNMTKAETCISTNKDPIIPTTPLVIFLEKVQEAALQSYGQKGFDAKLYVDMSLKQNLSATIEAFNKLSRTVNGSIPAHDLDVFIGKYLNGADEDLVYVEPVDFVAEPEGFLPKVKNSEVRAWALKVHSLWKNLSRKVSDKVLEKPELYTLIPLKNPVIIAGSRYREVYYWDSYWVIRGLLASKMYETAKGIVSNLVSLIDQFGYVLNGARAYYTNRSQPPLLSAMIVEIYNRTDDLDLVRRSLPALLKEYHFWNSGIHKVTIQDAQGSNHSLSRYYAMWNEPRPESSTIDSKTASKLPNICEKRQFYRDLASAAESGWDFSSRWMRNEPDLTTTSTTSILPVDLNAFLLKMELDIAFLANTIGESSTVARFTEASQNRQRAINCIFWNAEMGQWLDYWLGDSNTSEDIYIWEDIHQNKKSFASNFVPLWIELFNSDDITNRKVVQSLKSSGLLQPAGIASTLSNTGQQWDFPNGWPPVQHMIIEGLARSGLEEARALANDIVIRWIRTNYVAYKKTGAMYEKYDVTKCGAYGDGGVYAAQTGFGWANGVVLALLEEFGWPEDLKIDCY